In Triticum aestivum cultivar Chinese Spring chromosome 5B, IWGSC CS RefSeq v2.1, whole genome shotgun sequence, the following proteins share a genomic window:
- the LOC123111458 gene encoding zinc finger protein CONSTANS-LIKE 12, whose product MYHHHSSFSSSSYTCQGSNGFLPSQPSASSYGDLLQAEQHCYYNYSQQQQGQAPPFRHVLSTGDLGAPPPAAAAAGRYSTDERRERIEKYRSKRNQRNFQKKITYACRKTLADSRPRVKGRFARNVDDDAVADQPEFTAAEVSSMMSEANVVVGAVDAAASSSSSNMPEWWPAMQGALAMEDDELYIAVSSINLY is encoded by the exons ATGTATCATCATcactcctctttttcttcttcttcctatactTGTCAGGGAAGCAAtggcttcctcccctcccaaccgtCGGCGTCGAGCTACGGTGATCTGTTGCAAGCAGAGCAGCACTGCTACTACAACTACTCCCAGCAGCAGCAGGGTCAGGCGCCGCCGTTCCGCCATGTGCTGAGCACGGGAGACCTCggggcgccgccgccggcagcagcagcggctgggAGGTACAGCACGGACGAGCGGCGGGAGCGCATCGAGAAGTACAGGAGCAAGCGCAACCAGCGCAACTTCCAAAAGAAGATCACA TACGCTTGCCGGAAGACGCTCGCGGACAGCCGGCCGAGGGTGAAGGGCCGCTTCGCCCGCAACGTCGACGATGATGCAGTCGCAGATCAGCCGGAGTTCACGGCGGCGGAGGTGTCCTCGATGATGAGCGAAGCCAACGTTGTCGTGGGTGCCGTGGACGCCgctgccagcagcagcagcagcaacatgcCGGAGTGGTGGCCGGCAATGCAAGGCGCGCTGGCCATGGAGGACGATGAGCTTTACATCGCCGTCTCCTCCATCAACCTCTACTAG